GGATGAGCGAATGGCCGTTGGACTTTGGAAGCGGTCGTAGTTTTCGCGGCGAGCCGAACGCAGGCATTGGGGTCGTCGAGAGTCAGAGAGAGGAAGGCTGGCCAACATCGGTGCAGTAAAGATGAGCTATGGGATCCGCACGGTCGCACGCTCACAGGTGACGGCAGGCGGGCGCGGCGGCCGAGTGGCGTCGGTGATGTGTGTAAGCTTGCTACGGGAACGCGCCGGACCAAAAAGGAAACACTCAGGCAGGCGCGGGGCGAGGGCGTTTTTTTCAGTACACCTCCGGTGACGGTATACCTGACGGTATCCGGTCTGCCACCATCAATAAAATCCTTTAGATTCAATGACATTTAAAGATAAAAGATAATAGAGTGGGAGTAATTATTTAAATAATAGCCTTTGAAATCAAAGGCATACGTTTCGTATCGAATTATTTGCGCAAGCTTTAAATTGGCGGGAGCAGGGTGCTAACCCATTGAAAAATATGGGGATTTTTATCATGTTAACAATACTCCTGCTGTTGCAATGGCTCCGATTTGACGGTATTTCTGACGGTATATGCGGGCAGCCTCTGCAGAGGCCTGCTCGATACCGTCAGAGGCCTTGACGGTATACGTGACGGTATCTGGAACTGGGTGACAGGGCATGATTGCTGTGACGCCGTTGTGTCAGTCGCTCGATTTCACGGGTGTTTCGGCTCTCTATCACGCGCGCGATTGTCGTCGTATCAGAAATTAGGACAACATATTTTATTAAGGGTTGACTCGCTCCCCGATCTTCGCAACCCGGACTCCATGTCAGATCGAGCCTATGTCGATAGACATCGGGAAGAGAGCGGCCACGAGGCGTTATTTGCGCATACCATCGGTTTGACGTTCAGACGTCGGGTCAGCGTCTGCAAACGGTCACTGGACTGCAAAAGACGAACGTTACTTGATCGGCCAAACCCGCCTATAAGGCACGAGCATCGGCCAACGGCTGCTGTGGTCGGCATTGCTGACGTCGGCTCCGCGACAAGTTCGAACGGCGGCTTGGTTCCCGTTGGGAAGTCAGCAGACGACCCGTTCCTGCCCTTCAGTTAGTTTCTGCGAATGTCATCACAGCGCTCAAAAGCAGCCACAGCAGGAAGCCCGTGGAGATCAGGTGTTATGCCAAGCGGGGGATGCCGGCGCTGATTGTGAGCTCTTTCAGCGTCGTCGGGCCCAATTGCCGGTGAACGGATTGGGGGGCATATACAGCCCCTGTCACCGTCGGCTGGTGTGCGGAGCAGTGGTCATCTTCGATGGGGATTTACGGTATTTTCCTGCTAACGCCCGCCTTCGCATGCGAGCGTTCGGACGGCACTATCCCGATGAAACCAGGGGGTATGCAACCGCGACCGCAATGGGATGCGCCCGCGCGAAAAAACAAATAAATCAATGATCAGTATCCCTCGATTTGTCGCACTGTGCGACAGCTGCGGGCTCCACGCTGGCACAGCAAATCAAGAACGGTATCGGTCTGCTCGCCTCGGGCTCGCAGAGCGAAGATCAGTCGCTGCGATCGCGCGCCTGGAGAAGGTGCGTCTGCCGGGATGGGATGTCGCGCTTCGTGCGTGACTCTCGTTTGAGCCACTCCGAAAAATGAGTGCGCATCAAAGCGTCGCGATATCCTTCAGCCGATCAATGTTCGATGTCACAGCGACCTGGTACAGCTCGATGAAACGGTTGATCTTCTCGTGTGGTTTTTTCGACGGCGACGCGAAGCTCTCGATCAACTCTTTCGTCACGTCAGCGCGCGTCTTCATGTGCGACATCTTGCGAATCACTTCGGCATTGTCGTCGTGCGACACACTCTTGTACTTTTCCTTATCGACCTTGTACGCCTCAAGCATCAGCCGGACCTGGGGTTTGCCGGAGCTCAAATCGATCGCCAGCTTCCCTTCGAGCAGCCAGGCGATGATGTCCCATGGCATGTGCTTGAGTGTCGAACAGACCTCGACTTTGTGCGTCTTGAAGATCACCGTATTCGTCTTGTCGACGATCGGCGCCTTGTAGGCCTTCGCCGCGTCAGGGTTGCGGCTCGCGAGCCGCGTCGGCGCCTGGAGCGACGGAATGACCCCGTGCTTGTACAAAAGTTCGTACAGCGCTTTGCATCCGTCACCGGCCGGTTTGTGCAGAGCGCGATCGACCTCGCCGTCGGCATAGACTTTCGCGAAATCGACTCCACCTTTCTTCAGTTCACTGCAGGACTGCTTGACCTGTGCGGCCAGCTTGTCGAGCCGCTGGACGTAGGACTTGTATTGCAGATTTTCTCCGCCGAGCTTCAGTTCCATCCTCGTGACTTCATCGACCGTCTGTGTCATACCTGTGCACTCGTCAGTGCGGTAGTACCAAAGCAGGAAAGTCACCATCGCTTTGTACTGCGCGTGATCCGGGATCATACGCACCTCCGGACCGCCAGAAGGGAACACGTGTACCTTGAATCCTTTCGCCGGAATCTGGCTGATCGGCAGTGAATCGCTTGACATCGTCATCGCGCCGAAGATCATCGTGTTGTTCAACTTCTGGGGGGCGACCTGAAAGAAGTAGCCTTGCTTCTGGGCCTCGGCCGTGAGGAGCGCGACGTATTCGTCGAAGCACTTCTTCAGCAGGACCGCGTCGCGCACGATCGAATTCATCTGCTTGGCGTCGCGCGGGGTGACGTAATTGTTGGTGAATGAAATGAGCGCGTGCCGCTTCAGGGAAACGAACAGTTCGACTTCGAACACGCCCACTATCGTTTTGATTTTGAGTAGCGTTGACAGTTGGCTTTTGCTCGACCTGTCCTCGTAAGCAAATCCAATGATCGGAGAGAACAGCGCCTGGTACTGGGGATCCTCGAATTTGGTTTTCGCGTTCGTGAAGTCAATCGCGCGGTCTTTCAGGAACGTCTTCAAGTGTTCGACCGTCGCGAACTCGAACGCGATTTTCGATTCGATCAGACAGGTCTGGAAAGCTTGGTCTCCGTACGATGGGTTCGGCGCGGTGGTCTTCTGGTTGGCTATCGTCAGCGTCATCGCGGTTCTCCTGATGCTCGGCGGCCAGCGCATCCGATGCACGCACGCGCCGCTAGGACCAGCAGTCCGCGCCATCTCCCTTTTGACGTGAACCGGCGCTAGATGCTCGACCTAGTTTCATGGATTTAGCGCGATTGCATGATCCTCGACGGGGAGTGCAACGCCTTCGCGCAATCAAAAGTCCGATCGGCCGTTACAGGCTAAATTTAGTAGCGACGTTCGTCATCGTGTCGAACGGCACAGCGATAACGCGTTCGCCCCCTTGGCTCTTAACGATGATAGTTCATTGTTCTGTGGTTTTTGTTCCGGGAAGCGATTTGTCACGCGGACAGCATAAAGCGGTCCTTTCCGCGGAGGCGCATCGTCTCCAAGGGTTCGCTTACAGCAGATGCCCATCTGACGCGGGGGGCTGCCATTGGGTGTGCAGCGCTGCGCAGCGGCTCAAATTGCGAAATTGCGCAATTTCGCAAAGTGGCGTTGCGCTCCTTATCAGAGCGCCCGGATAGCAGGGGGCGAGACGGGCCGGCCGGAAGCCTCTAGTCCGCCAGAAACGCAGTGGCGTTGGCAACCTTACAGCGTAGCATGGACGACCAAAGGGATTTGCGCCGCTCGTCGCCGATTTCAGACCATGGCAAAAGCGTCACGCCTGCCGTGCGGCACTGACCGAATACATGCGCGAGCGCGTCCCGCTGGACTGGGCGATGACTCAAAGCAACCTCGGGGTCGCACTCTTGAGGTTGGGTGAGCGCGAAAGCGGCACGACCCGGCTGGAGGAGGCAGTGGCGGCCTGCCACGCGGCGCTGACCGAATACACGTACGAGCGCGTCCCGTTGGCCTGAGCGATGACACAGCCCAATCTCGGGAGCGCTTTGCGGGCTCTGGGCGAGCGGGAAAGCGGCACGGCCCTTCTAGAGGAAGCGGTGAAAGCCATCGAATCTTCGCGTAGCGAATATCACGTAGCGAAATCGGCGTGCCGGCATCGCTCTATTTGATACCCACGCCGCTGAGTCATTGGGGCTGCTAACAGGCCGACCAGGCGCCCGCAAACAACTGCTCGGCGCTCGGGTGCGGCTCGGCGGCGATGAACTCGTGGTTTTCACCGCCGGGCGCCGACAGCCTGATGTCGACGACGCCGTGGTCGCCACCCGGGCGCTCGGGTGTCGGTTGACCGTGGTGTGGGCCTTGCCTGTGACCAGGACAGTTTCGATCTTGGTCATGATGAATTCCTTGATGGATAAGGGGGGTCGGTGGTGCTAACTCGTATGCGCTTTAATCTCATGCGAAGCATGAAAGAGTTAGGCGATGGCAATCGCATAAAACTTGATCACATACGGGTTTTGATAGGGCGAACGAGGCCCCTGCGATGACCATCATGACGCCGCTTGAGCGGGATGCGTGTCGGCTGGCATTTTTTCGCCACCTGTTTTGTCGTTGTTATAGCCGCAACCCGGCGGGGAAATCGGACAGATTGACCCTGTCACATGCCGTGCCGTTATGTATGATGATGTCCTTTATCGCACAAGGACTGGCACAGAATTTTCTGCGGGCCGGCCGCTCCCCGTCTCGCCATTGCCAGTGCCCTTTGACGCGTCATCGATCGCTGCCACGCACTTCGCCAAATGGCGATTCCCCACTCATCAACGGACGTTCGCGATGCGACTGCGAAGGACCGTTCGTGGCCGAGAGCACCAGTTCAATGAAGGTGCTGTAGGGCAGCCGTTGAAATTTTCAGCGGCTGCTTTCGGGCGACTTCCGTGAATGAGCACAGTCGGCCATGAAGGGACGTTCGCCCGGTGTGCCACTCGGACATTCAGACGGCGGCTCCGCTCAGCTACCGGCCATTCGATCGCCGAGAGCACGTGGTACTTCGGCAAAAGCTGACGTTAACCAGTGACTCATTCAGCGGCCGTTGTGCGTCGCTTCGCCGCCAACCGACGTCAAGCTCGGGCGCATGTCAGAGATGACCGTCCGACATAGGCAGCGAACGCCCCTCAACAGACGCTGAGGCTGGTGGGAAGCAAACATCCGTTGGGTAGTGCGGATTCAACCCGCCGATCGAACCGTGCCAAGTATGCACTTCGGTTTTCGATACGCCCCGGTCGCCAAGCTTATTTGATTGCTTTACGCCAAAAGAGCAAGTATGCCGATGCGCAGGATACGGCGAGCAAAATTGCCCACATCGGGGCCAAACTGATCAGAACAGCGCTGACGGGTAACATTTGGATTACTAAGGAAAACGAATAACGATTTTGGACAGGCATCTGCTGCACCTGGAATGGACGATCGGACCGAACATTGTGGTTCCGAGTAGCGATGAGTTAATGCTACATCGCTACCTGGTGGTGAATCCGTGGCGTCCTGTCGCACCGTCATTGATTCACGTCAAAGGTTGAGTCACGGCCGAATTTGAAGGCCCACGGTAGATGTTTTTGGACTTGATGCACTGTGCAAAACGCGAATTACCGTGCAGAAACAGACCTTGGATAACTCTGATCGGATGGCCGTTTGGCGTTGTGAGGCTGTCACTCACGTCAGTTGATTCGCGTGATTATTACGGGTCGATTTTTCCCGGCCGCGTTGGACAGCAGTAGACCGTACCGGACATGTGAGACAAGGCCGCACGTGTCACTCGAGCGTCCGTCGCATTGTGCATTCCGGACGCTCGGTTTAAGCAGGTGACGACATTCAACTCAACCGTCCGTGGCGAATAGATATTCCACAAGCCAACCTTTTATTGAGCGCGACAACGTTTTTTATCGAAGAAACCATCCGCGTCGCTTTCCAGACCGATACCACTGACGTATTCGATATGGACGATGTGGTTCGTGTAGTTGCTCATGACTTGTCGCCACCCGAGGATGATTTCGAGCGCGTTCTGGCGCGTGTAGCCTGCTGCGAGACAGGTGTCGATATAGGCGTCCGGAACGAAGCCGCGTTCGCGAACCACAATCGTCGTAAATCGATGCAATGCTTCAGTCCGTGGAATGACGAATGGCTTACTGTACGGTTATGATAGTTGGAGCGAATTCTCGAAACCGCGGCACATCGAACCCTTAGGACTGACGCCGCGAACCTCGCGCTATGCGGGACATTCTGGAGAATGCCATGTGGGAAAGAGCCAATTTCAAGGGTTTTGAGGTTTGGGTGATGCCAGTCCTTGCATACGGACCGCCAGCAGACGACACTCCGTACCATTATGGCGGATACGTTTGCCATCTAGGGGCCGATGTTCGTATGGCCGACCAGCGCACCCAATTCTTCGAACTCGCGAAGTTTTTCGCGACAGCAGATGAGGCTCGTAAGGCCGCATACGCGGAGGGACGCGGTCTGGTCGAAACGCTCATCGGTGATGATTGAGCCGGCTGTCCACATCCGAGTCCAGCCAGGCGCCCTATGGAAGCATCCTGCCATAGTTGCGTTGGTGGGTGGCCCGGTCAGCGGCCGTTGTGCGTTGCTTAGCCGCCAACCGACAAACAGTTCACGTGAATCTCAACTGTGACCGTTCCGCAAGGGGCATGAACGATCCATTCCTGCCATTTTCCTCTTCATCGCGAATGGACGCAAAGCGCTGTATCCCCGTCTTTTGATTCCCGCTCACCGACCGCTGCCCGGCCCCCCTCAACGCATGTTTCCGGTATGGCCAAGCGAATAGCGCCCTGGCTGCGGCCATACCGTCAGCCCGTGCGGCTCCATGCCGACAGGAATCGATTTGACGGTACCGGTGGTCGTGTCGATCGCGTAAACGACGTCGTCGTAGCGGCCAGACAGCCACAACGTCTTACCATCCGGACTGACGTTGCCCATGTCGGGACTGCCGCCGCCAGGGATCGGCCAGGTCACGAGCACCTTGCGCGAGGTGAAGTCGATCACTGAAACGCTGCCTTTACCGTGGCGCGGCCCGTGAACGAGGTTCGACCCGCGATTTGCGACATACAGCCTTGCGCCGTCGCGGCTGGGATAGAGGCCGTGAGTACCGATGCCGGTCTTGATGAAGCCGGTCTTTGTGAAGCCATCGCCGTCAACGAGGTACACCCCGTCGGCCATCATGTCGGCGACGTAGAACACCTTTCCATCCGGCGAAACGCGGATGTCCTGCGGCATGCCTTTCTTTGCGAGTTCAAGGTAGCCGACCACCTTGCGGTTCACCAGGTCGATCTTGGCCAGCTTGCCGCCAAACTCGCAGGTGAAAAGAGCGTACTTGCCGTCGATGGAAAAGTCGGCGTGGTTGATGCCCTTGCATTGCGGGACATCGAGGCTCGAATTCAGCACCATCGTGTGCGGGTCGCGGAAGTCCAGTCGCGCATGCGCTTCGGCCACCACGATCGCTTCCTTGCCGTCGGGTGTGAAGTACATGTTGTACGGGTCGTCGACCGTTACTTCCTTGCCGGGCTTGCCCGTTTTCGGATCGATCGGCGTCAGGCTGCCGTCGGTACGGCCTTCGGCATTGTTGGCGACCCACAGCGTCTGTAGGTCCCACGAGGGCACGACGTGCTGCGGACTGCGGCCAACGGGGAATTTGTCGACAACCTTGTACGTGGCCGGGTCGATCACATACACGTCGTTCGAGCGCAGGTTCGGCACGTAGACGCGTGACAGCGCGCCTGCCACCGCGGCGCTCATACGGCCGGATTGCGCCTCGCTGTATAGATTGTCCTGGTGCACCACGGGCGGCATGCCAGGCACCGTCGTGACGGCGGGTGCGGCGACAGCATGGTCGGCGCTGTAGCCGGCGAGCGCGACCGCAACGGCCGTTGCGAGGCTAGGGAAGCTCGAACGACGACGAAAACGCATTTGCATGACTCGGTCCATTGTCGGCGGGATGGGGTGACGGGATATGCGGTGCGATGATGTTAAACACATCAACGGCCAGCGGATTCTTTCCTGATGGCTTCGATCGTGCGCGACACTATTGCGTCGGTGCCCAATTTGCCGAGTTCGACGGTCGAGTGCCGCGGATCGCCACCATAGACGCCTTCGGCCGCGCCGGGTTTCGGGGCGCTCTTCAGCTTGTCCAGC
The DNA window shown above is from Paraburkholderia sp. PGU19 and carries:
- a CDS encoding YncE family protein translates to MQMRFRRRSSFPSLATAVAVALAGYSADHAVAAPAVTTVPGMPPVVHQDNLYSEAQSGRMSAAVAGALSRVYVPNLRSNDVYVIDPATYKVVDKFPVGRSPQHVVPSWDLQTLWVANNAEGRTDGSLTPIDPKTGKPGKEVTVDDPYNMYFTPDGKEAIVVAEAHARLDFRDPHTMVLNSSLDVPQCKGINHADFSIDGKYALFTCEFGGKLAKIDLVNRKVVGYLELAKKGMPQDIRVSPDGKVFYVADMMADGVYLVDGDGFTKTGFIKTGIGTHGLYPSRDGARLYVANRGSNLVHGPRHGKGSVSVIDFTSRKVLVTWPIPGGGSPDMGNVSPDGKTLWLSGRYDDVVYAIDTTTGTVKSIPVGMEPHGLTVWPQPGRYSLGHTGNMR